GCAGATGTAATAGATCTCAGAACACTTGTTCCTCTGGATTACGAATCCATTCGCCAATCCGTTGTGAAGACCGGAAGAGTTTGTATTCTGCACGAGGACAATTTGTTTGCAGGACTCGGAGCTGAATTGGCTGCATGGATCGCAGAACATTTATTTGAATACCTCGATGCCCCCGTAGTTCGCTGTGCTTCCATGGATACGCCCATTCCATTTTCAAAAAGATTGGAAGATCAGTACCTCGCCAAAAACAGATTGGAAGAATGCTTGTTAAAATTAATAAACTACTAAAATAAATTTGCAGATGAATCTTGAAAAAATAATGGCGGTCAGCGGACATGGTACTTTGTTCAGACTGGTGTCAGCCAGAAACAATGGATTGATTCTGGAGGATCTCAGCAACCGAAAGCAGAATTTTTATTCTTCCAGAATCCATCAGTTCTCTCCCCTTGATTCAATCGGTATTTATACATTAAGCGACAACATTCCGCTCAAAGAAGTGTATGAAAAATTTCTGGCAAGTGATGAAGTGCCTGAACACACTGCAGAACCGACGGTCATCAAGGAATTTTTTGAAAAAACGCTTCCCGAATATGATCGGTATAGGGTCCACATCAAAGACATGAAAAAGTGCCTGAAGTGGTTTTACCAACTAAAAGAAATGGGATTGCTGTACGAAGAAAATAAAAAAGAAAACGAAGAAGAGGAATAGAAATTGAAAATTCCTTTTCCTATTTTTTTTAAATCAGATCATGTATCTCCAAAAGAAAGTTGTCGTTGTTCTTCCTGCTTACAACGCAGAAAAAACCCTGGAAAAAACGCTTGCAGAAATTCCATTTGATATAGTGGATGAACTCATTCTATGCGATGATGCCAGTCGCGATGATACTGTTGCCCTCGCCAAAAAATTGGGCGTCCATCATGTGATCCGGCATACCTCAAACCAAGGATACGGCGCCAACCAAAAAACCTTGTATAAAAAAGCATTGGAACTGGAAGCAGACATTATCATCATGCTTCATCCGGATTATCAATATACCCCAAAGCTCATCCCCAGCATGGTTAATATCATTGCGCGAGATCTTTATCCGGTGGTGCTTGGATCGAGAATTCTGGGGAAAGGCGCGCTGGCCGGAGGAATGCCCGTTTATAAATATCTATTCAACCGCTTTCTCACCCTCACACAAAATATTTTAATCAGATACAAACTATCAGAATACCATACCGGTTACCGGGCTTTTGATGCCAAAGTGTTAAGAGAAATCCGATTTGAAGAAAATTCGGATGATTTTGTTTTTGACAATCAGATGCTTTCTCAGATTATTTACAAAGGTTACCACATCGCAGAAGTGACCTGCCCCACGCATTATTTTGAAGAGGCCTCGTCGATTAATTTCAGAAGGTCGATGATCTATGGATTGGGAGTGTTAAAAGTCTCCCTGTTTCATCTATTCAACAAAATGGGATGGATGCGATCGGAGATATACCGTTAAACAAAAAAAATCCCCGACCATTGTCGGGGATCGAATTCTTGGCGAATTCTCGGATAAACCACATTAATCAAACAAAATAAATATGAGCAAATTCTTTGTTCAAGGAGCGTCTTTTGATTTCCCGATGTCCTTGTTCTGCACCCTTTGTATTGTCTGGTGATCTCTCTTTGGAAGTTCTGATAGGATTTCACCATTCTGTGAAAAACTTCAATGTTTCAGAGGTAGTGCCGGGTTCTTTATTCCAGGCATTTTACTTTGAGATCATCCCAGACAGATACATCGGGTTCTTAAACAGGCAATGACATTTTTTTATTTCTTTTCATACCTCTTGGGTCAAATTATTGTTTGATGATTTTTCCGGAAAAAATGTCTTTTGACTTGGAAATAATTTGATAAAAATAGATGCCGGATGGTAATTGGCCGAGAGATAGGTCCTCTACAGGATCTGAACTGATCATTTTTTGAATCAACAAATTTCCAAACAGGTCTTGAATTTCTAAAACTGAACCCAACAAATTAAAATTCCCACTTTGAAAATACATCCGATCCGTGATCGGATTGGGATAGACCAAAAGCGACTGAAGCTCTTTTTGGGTTTTTACCGAATTTATGATCCTCTGATCCAGGGTATGGGAAGTGGTATTGGAATTCAAATAGGCTCCAAAATTGATGCTGTATTTGGATTGATTTTCCACCAGGGATCGCAATGGGGCATCCGCTTTTGGCTTTATAGAATAGGCAAAATGCAATACTGATCCCAACGAATCTACACCATGCGGTGGTAGATTTGGATTTCTAAACTCGGCCTCCAATAATTGACCCGGAAGAATCTTCCAGGAATAGAGATTGTCATGATCATATACCTGAAGGGTGGAAACATCCAAATGATCGCTGAGTTTTACTTGAACTTTAATTAGAAAAGCGGTATCCAATCGATCATTGACCACCCTGAGCGTATAATAGATTCTGTCTTCTCTAAAAATATACTTTTGTTCTCCCATTCCTTCAGGTTTCGCAGACAAGGCCAGGATCTGGTCATTTAATTCTCCACAATAAACCGAAACTTGAGGAGCCTCATCTCCCTGGCTGTAATTGTCCAAAAATCCTTTGCTGATGGTTCCGGTGCCACAACCTTCGATGGCCTTTGTGTATCGCAGCTGATAGGGATGATTGGGTAATGTATCCAACACAATCCTTATGGTTCGGCCGTTTGCAGGAAATCTGAATTCCTGAGAACCATCTTTGATAAGTTGGAGGCTTCCCCCAATACCCGGCATCACATCATCTTCTACGGTGGTCAGCGCAATGGCTTGGGACATATCGCCACTGCCCACATTCTTGATGAGAAATACCGCCTCATTTCCATCACAGGAAGCCTCAATGTCCAGTTTAGCCCCATCGTAGAAAGGATTCACCAAACAGGGAGCGTTGGGAAAAATTTCAGCGCTGGTACAAATCGATTGACCTAACTTGGAGAGATCACAGGGAGCAGAGGTTCGGATCGCAAACAGGCCTTTGGTTCCGGCCTTGATCAAGCCGAGATCAAAACGGAAAGTCTGGTCGCCAATGCTTGAAAACGGGAGGTCAGCATCCTTCAATTGGAGTTCTGGATCCAACTGAATTTCTATAAATGCATCAATCGCATCCGAAGTTCCGAGGTTTCTGTAGGCAAGGTTAAAAACAACCTCACTGCAGCGCTTCAGTCCGGGAGTAGTCAACTGAACCTCAAGCTCCGGGCAATCGGTCAAATATTTAGCAGCATGGTCCAATGGTACGATTTGGCCTGGGGAGTCGATCGTAATTTGAGCTGGTATATTGCAATATTCTCTGAATCCTGGATCAATGAAATGATAGGTATAAGTTCCTAGGGGTAAATCCAATCCAAAGCTGCCGTCTGACTGTGCAAATGCATGATATTTTTGACCGTCGGTGTGTTCGAGTTCTATTCCTGAGAAAGCGACCGGAACAACACCGGGATCAGGAAGGCAGTCTCCATCCGTGTCAGCCACCAATAATCCGGAAACGGTACCAGTAAGGCCGGAATGACAGGTTTGCAAACCCCTGGAAGGGTGGGGACTGTATAGCACTGAACTCATCCTCAGCGGAAAAACGGGAACTTCAAAATCAAAGCAGTACTCTGAATCCGGCGTGTGGATCACAAACCTGAATTCTACCAATTCATCAAAAGTTGAAAGCGTAACAGGATTAAACGGAGCCGGCATCCAGGAAAAAACGCAATTGTCCGGATTGCCGCCAATGGACGCCTGATTCAACAGAGGATTGGCAACACCTCTGACAAAATGCAAATTCTTGGTGGGAAAATTGATGGCAAACTGAACCGATTGAATTTGATCAAAATGAACTGCCTTCACCTTAAGGATAATGGTGTCCGCTTCGATTCTGGCTTCTGTGCTCAAAAAACAGCTGTCCTGTGCCAACAATGGCAATTTGAAGAGCACAAGCGTCACAAAAAAAACAAAACCTAAAATGCAGTTCCTAATCATTTAGACGAATTATAATGCAAAAATGAATCAATAAAAGACGCCAATAAAAGTCAATTATTTACATTTGTACATTGATTTTTTTAAAATAATAATATATTATTCTGGTTATCAGTATTTTAATTTTATTTTTGTATATTGCATTAAGCATTATTTTAATATGAAATGTCTTGAAATCATTCAAAATTTAGATGGGAGGACATTGGGAAGATTGCATAAATACCTCAATTCTCCATACTTGTGTTCGGATTCAAGCCTTTCTGCCACTTTGGAATCCGCAAGAATTTATTGCCAGATGAATGTAAAATCTTTGGACAAGAATCTGCTCTACCAATTGATTTTTGGCCATTCTGTTTATGATGATACCAAACTGAGGCTCCGGATGAGCCGTTTATTTGGGCATATTAAGAAATTTCTGAGCATCGAAAGAGAAAGTTCATTGGAAGATCGTCTGGTCGTGTTAAAATTGTTCAGAAAAAAATCAATGGATAAGTTCTATGCAGAATATTACCAAGAAACCAAAGAGTTTATTTTCCAGCAGAAATTGAGGAACGAACATCACTTTGAACAAGAATACCAACTTCGACTGGAACATTATGAATTCCTTGCCTCCAAAAAACGACAGGGAGAATTCAATTTGAAAGAAATTTCTGATTCACTGGAAACAAGTTATATCATAAAAAAATTGAGGCATTGCTGCAGAGTCGCCCATGTGCAATCCATTTATAAAATGGATACTCCTTTTCCTTTCATTGAAGAAATCATCCGATACATCGAGTTGGAAAAATTGCATGAAATACCTGTGCTTGGTTTTTATTATTACAATTATCTGGCGATTTTGCATCCGCTGGAAGATCACTATTTTCGGAAATGTCTAAAAATTTACAACGAACACAACGCAGGATTCGAAGAAGAAGAGAGGAGAGAGGTGTTTATCAATATTCTCAACTATTGCATCCGCAAAATCAACGAAGGTGTCGATCAGTACAACGAAACCGTCTTTGAGTTATACCTGAGGGGCCTCGAACACGGGTTTATGCTGGAGCAAAATAAACTGAGTCGTTTTACTTATCGCAATATTGCAGAAATTGGCATCAATCTGAAAGAATTTGATTGGGTCGATCAGTTTCTGGATGAATACAAACACAAACTGGACAAAGCCTGGCAATCCAGTTTTTACCAATTTGAAAAAGGAAGGGTGCTCAGTGAAAAAAGAAACTACAAAGAGGCTCTCAGTTATCTCAGTCAACTGAGCTTCACTGACCCTTTGATTGAATTAAGTGTGCGATTAGAGAGGATCCGGATTTTTTATGAGATGGGAGAAGATGAACTTTCCCAGTATCATGTGGATTCGATGGATCAATTTTTAAGGAGAAAAAATAACTTTGGATACCATTCCGAATACTACAAATGCTTTCTAAAATATACCAGAAAGCTCCTCAAAATCAATCCAAACAACCAGGAACAAGTCAAGAAACTCATCCATTCTTTAAAAGCGGAACCAAAAATC
This window of the Saprospiraceae bacterium genome carries:
- a CDS encoding DUF5606 domain-containing protein: MNLEKIMAVSGHGTLFRLVSARNNGLILEDLSNRKQNFYSSRIHQFSPLDSIGIYTLSDNIPLKEVYEKFLASDEVPEHTAEPTVIKEFFEKTLPEYDRYRVHIKDMKKCLKWFYQLKEMGLLYEENKKENEEEE
- a CDS encoding glycosyltransferase family 2 protein produces the protein MYLQKKVVVVLPAYNAEKTLEKTLAEIPFDIVDELILCDDASRDDTVALAKKLGVHHVIRHTSNQGYGANQKTLYKKALELEADIIIMLHPDYQYTPKLIPSMVNIIARDLYPVVLGSRILGKGALAGGMPVYKYLFNRFLTLTQNILIRYKLSEYHTGYRAFDAKVLREIRFEENSDDFVFDNQMLSQIIYKGYHIAEVTCPTHYFEEASSINFRRSMIYGLGVLKVSLFHLFNKMGWMRSEIYR
- a CDS encoding T9SS type A sorting domain-containing protein; the encoded protein is MIRNCILGFVFFVTLVLFKLPLLAQDSCFLSTEARIEADTIILKVKAVHFDQIQSVQFAINFPTKNLHFVRGVANPLLNQASIGGNPDNCVFSWMPAPFNPVTLSTFDELVEFRFVIHTPDSEYCFDFEVPVFPLRMSSVLYSPHPSRGLQTCHSGLTGTVSGLLVADTDGDCLPDPGVVPVAFSGIELEHTDGQKYHAFAQSDGSFGLDLPLGTYTYHFIDPGFREYCNIPAQITIDSPGQIVPLDHAAKYLTDCPELEVQLTTPGLKRCSEVVFNLAYRNLGTSDAIDAFIEIQLDPELQLKDADLPFSSIGDQTFRFDLGLIKAGTKGLFAIRTSAPCDLSKLGQSICTSAEIFPNAPCLVNPFYDGAKLDIEASCDGNEAVFLIKNVGSGDMSQAIALTTVEDDVMPGIGGSLQLIKDGSQEFRFPANGRTIRIVLDTLPNHPYQLRYTKAIEGCGTGTISKGFLDNYSQGDEAPQVSVYCGELNDQILALSAKPEGMGEQKYIFREDRIYYTLRVVNDRLDTAFLIKVQVKLSDHLDVSTLQVYDHDNLYSWKILPGQLLEAEFRNPNLPPHGVDSLGSVLHFAYSIKPKADAPLRSLVENQSKYSINFGAYLNSNTTSHTLDQRIINSVKTQKELQSLLVYPNPITDRMYFQSGNFNLLGSVLEIQDLFGNLLIQKMISSDPVEDLSLGQLPSGIYFYQIISKSKDIFSGKIIKQ